CTATAATGTCAGTGACGAATACTGTTTATACTAAGccaattgataaaaatattgcatTATCAATAGACAATGCAGCCATGCGAGCTATAGTTTTGGAAGTGTTAGTAGCTGGTTCGAAGTCAGTCGAATTAATTAAAACTTTATTGTTACTATGCTTATGGTATAATACACCAgagttattcaaaaatcGTCGTAACcatttattaaatactCTTTCAGTTTCTTTGTTGCATGATCTTGGAATTGTTGGACAACCACTGACTGATTCtgaggatgatgataatacGGCAATAATTGTAAACAACGAGCACTATGCGAAATCCGACTACCAGCGTCTAATAATGACTTTATATTTCTCCACTGTTTGTATATGTTTAACCTTACGCAGACGGATATATGTTAAGTGGACACCGCTTGTCGAAGAGTGTTGTTCGGCATTAGAGAAAAGTCAAGATCCAGGAGATTTCAGAATTGCCTTATTTCTGAGATTAAGTAACCAGTTAGAGAAGATTTACATTCTTGTTCATCTGGCAGACTTTTCTGATAGAAAGccatcattttcaaaatacaTTGTTAGAGATGTgcaaaataaattaaacaaaattAAAGCCAAAATTTCTAAAGACGAGCATGCTTTTTTAGGCTATTATTATACCGTTGAAGCTTACCTTTACGAACCTATATTTGGTCAAATAATCCCTGGCGACGTACAAGATTTATCAGATTTTGCCTTGCAAATTGATTCAGTGAAGAACATTAACGTTTGCACAATGTCTTGTTTGAAGGCTTTAGATGAGTTCAATAAGATGAGTACTGATGATATTGCTACTCTTCCATTATTTTACGCGTCAAGGATCATATATGTTGTTGGTATATTACTAAAATTAAGATATTTGGTTATATCATTACCTTCACTTCAGGATGACTTAGTTCCCCAAAGCCTAATTTTTACAATTCAAACCTTaacaaatttatttgatcaGTCATCCACTTTACATCCCGTGAatcatatattaaagaaaactAGGCTTGTTCTACAACTTTTTATTCAAGCATATGCAAGTCAAATTCAGGATTTATATAGAAAACAAACAGATAAAGCACAAAATTCTAAGACTGATATTGAAAGGTTGAGTAAAATATTCAGGAGGAATGGTTCAGGACATATTCTTAATGCAGAGTCTAATGACTCTTATCAACCACAGGTTCCATTGGATATCTTATCATACGCTGCATCATTTAGAAAAGTATTTCCTAACGATCAGGATATTCCAGATCATCGTCTTAGCCAGTCTGTACCATCACAAGATCAAGCACAGTCGATATCTAATCCGATCCCATATACACATAGCTCTAATGATTTGAACACAAGTGATCGAATGAACAATGTGAACACTGAATACAATCAGCATATAAATGCTAACCCAGTCCCTCATCACGCTGTGAATAATTTGGGCTCTCTTCTTAATGACAATTCAATACGAAATAACCCTGGATTCAACCAGgcaacaaataataatatggaCATTGATAATACTAATTCTAATGACACAAATATTAacaattcatcatctgGGATGGTAAATCTGGATCAATTGGAGAACTTCTACGATGAATTTTGGTCTGACTTGATTAATACAGATTCAGATAAGTttaattttggaaattattcaaacaACACTGCTCCTCTCTATGACGAAGTATTTTTCATGCCTTAAGTCATACATAACAACACAcgtatatatttatataaattgtaaTATATTTTACTCATAATGCATTCTTCGTAGTAACGGCTAAATCGCGCTATATCGAAAGAATCAAAACGATTCTATATGTCAATATTTACTCCCACCACGAAGTGATGAAAAAGTCGACAAAGGAGCTGAAATCCCAGCAAGAGGATAGTGTCAAGtttggaattattgatgttcttcaaatcattgGTGGTTTAATCTTCCTAAATGCATTTTTATCATGGTGGTTTACCTCCACGTCAACTTGGGGCTATAAAGGAAAATGGGTTGATCCAGGGTATTTGAAGTTAAGAGTAACTAACAACTACGTCAATTTAACGATTGACGAACTTTCCTTATATAATGGATCAGATTCTAAGTTGCCTGTTTATATAGGTATCAATGGGAAAGTTTATGATGTTAGTCGATCGAGAGGTACATATGGTCCTAAGGGAACTTATGGATTTTTCAGTGGAAAAGATGCAGCCCGTGCATTTGTCACAGGATGTTTCAGTAAGGAAGATGAATTCACTTATGATCTAAGAGGATTAGATCCAGATGAGGCAATGCATGATATTGAGGGTTGGCAGACGTTTTTTGAATCTAGTTCGAAATATTGGTATGTGGGTATAGTTCAACATGAAGAACTAGCAGGCGAGCCTCCCTCGCCCTGTGAACATGTGAAGTTTCCGACCTACTATAATCATTAGTGTTGTAGTATTGCATTGTATATAAGCATTGGATAGATATCTATGTATTACTATCtatatgaataatgaacTTTTTGAACCTAATGTTGGGCTGCCGCTTGTTTTAAACTCTTGTTCAAAACACCGAGTAAATCAGACTCCAGCTCTAAACCAATACTAATTCTGATCAAATTTCTATCGATGTCCCACTTTGCTATCTCGTCTAATTCTTGATAGTGTGCTAAAATAGCATATGGACAAGCCAAAGTGAAATTAGTTCCCAAGGATGGACCCTTATGTAAATTAACGGCATTGAAAAAACATATCGCATCTTCTGGTTCTTTAAAGATGAAAGATATCAATCCACCATATCCACCATTAGGTGTCTTAATGGCGTCATAATAATGCTTAGTATCAGAAATCGATGGGTAATACACCTTTGAAATCAAAGGATTCTGTTGTAATAAATCGACCGTTGCCAAAGCagtttcattaattttagCCGATCTTTCAGCAAAATCACGAGAGTTTCTTTCTAAATATAAAGCATCTTCAGCCCAGAATAAATCTTCATACTCATCGTCAaaatacttcttcaatGTATGATACATTTTCGACTCAGGATTCAAGATTAACGATCCTGCCATAACATTAGAATCACCAGAAAATACTTTtgttaaagaagaagcaacAATATCAGCATATGGTAAAACGTGGATATTGACAAAATTACCAACAGTTTCATCTATCACTACtgcaaaattatattcGTCAGCCAACTCCCTAAtcttttttaaatttgGTGTCTTCAATAATGGATTAGATGGACATTCACAAAACAAAGCGGTAATTTTTATTTCGCCACTTTTCAATTGTGATTCCATATCTTCCAACGATTCATCATCCCCAAAACCAAAGAAATGAACACCAGGACCAAACTTCTTTAAGATGTTTAAAGTATCAACATATGGGAATCCAAAACAAACCGACTTATTTTTTGTTTCCGCTACTTGTAATAAAGCGTGGTGAGCATTGAAAATAGCTGCCATTCCTGATGGATACAAGTAGACATCAGTTTCACTTAAATGTTTACCACGTCTAGCTTTTTGCATTTCGTCTTCTTGGCTATGGGACTTATCGATCTTACCACAGATTCTTCTCCTCAATGCTACTTTGGCTTGCGCTGCAAATTTTAAGTCCAAAACTCTACCGTACTTTTGTTCAATGAACGTGTTAAATTCCTTCTCTGTTTCTTCGTTTGATGAAAAACTAGGCGATTGCAAAGATTTGGAAAGCGAAGGTGATCTTTGCTGAATTCTTTGTGCTTGTAATTCTTGTTTCATATGGCTTCCTTTATATGTACTAGGTTTCTTTTCCTtgtgaaatatttctttcaatacATATTCACCCATTCTCGAACTAATACCTTCACCCGAATGTTGCCAATAATTCTTAGCCAATGGGAATTCACTGGAAGGGAAAAAAATAACACCTATATTTGATTCGATAACCAGGGATTTTTCCAATTCGTCTTCTGGTGGAGCTGTACTTAATTGCAAGATTCTAactgataaatttgatttatcacTTTTTGCTTTAACGAATTCTCTACATCTTTTAGCAACACTATAGGAAGGAAATACCATACATCTTTCACCTTCTCTACCATATTTTGCTTCGATATTGTTCGCCAAATCCTGTATAACTGAATGTATGAAAAATCTTGGATACCCAGAACTCATTTTATTCACAACCCAATCTTCACCTTCCTCATACCCTACTGTAGCCTCCCATGTTGGTAAGGTTACAGAAACTGCATGAGGTGTATTACTTGGAATAGGGGCTCCAATTTCTTGAGATGGACCGTTGTTACTCATGTTTTATAATGGggtatatataatatatgtataaaaATGGAGATATTTGATGAGATTCTTTATTTCGCGGTGGAAATTAGCATTGTTGACTCACTCACTTTGGAGAACTCTATAACGATTATAATATGTATTaaattttatctattaATAATGCAGAGAATTTTACAAAGAAGGTTGTTGCTTGACAAAGcataatttaatttgttgGCCCAAGACTATGAATTATAGTAAATTTTTCTGTTTAAAGCCATTAGTACATTAGTAAATACTCATCAAGAACGAATACAATTAACTGATCCTTCTTTAAGACGGCTCAATTCCGCAGTATTTTTAGTATCGGTGATTTCTGGAGCTTTCCCGTTTGGAGCATGTCCATTTGCTGGAGGGCCAGCACCTTTACGGTTATGTTGCATATGGGATTGAACTAAATGACCAGCAGCTAAGGCAGAACAAAGCGAAAGTTCTGCAGCTAAGACTGCAGACGCAACGATACGTGCTAATTGCCTAGCATTATCACCTGGATTAGTAGGATGAGGTCCACGTACGCCTAATAAATCTAACATGGCGCCTTGAGGTTCCAAAATTGTACCACCTCCAATTGTACCAACTTCAATACAAGGCATAGAAACGGAGATTTGTAAATCACCACCCACGTTTTTCATCAATGTGATACAGTTCGACGATTCAACGTTCTGAGCTGGATCTTGTCCACAAGCTAAGAAGACGGCCGTAACCAAATTGGCCGCATGAGCGTTGAAACCACCTACTGAACCAGCCATAGCTGAACCGACTAAATTCTTActaatatttaattcaacCAACGCGTCAACATCTGATTTAAGAACTTTCTGAACAACAGATGCTGGGATTCTAGCTTCTGCAACAACAGACTTACCTCTACCTTCAATCCAATTGATAGCAGCCGGTTTTTTATCGGTACAATAATTACCTGAAACAGATATCACTTCCATATCACTCCAGTCACATTCTTCTGACATGTATTTAAGAGAATATTCCACACCTTTAGAGATCATATTCATACCCATAGCATCACCAGTAGTTGTTCTAAAACGAATGAAAAGTAAAGTACCCGCTAATGCAGTTTGAATATGTTGCAAACGAGCAAATCTTGAGGTAGAATTAAAAGCCTTCTTAATCGTCTTTTGACCTTCTTCAGAGTCTAACCATAACTTA
The nucleotide sequence above comes from Debaryomyces hansenii CBS767 chromosome A complete sequence. Encoded proteins:
- a CDS encoding DEHA2D09306p (similar to CA1038|IPF6159 Candida albicans IPF6159), with amino-acid sequence MSYFAESTQYEDNKDLSPVSSLGSSPSSGTKTNPNISQDGKNGKGNENKQKHGRRAARACKSCHSLKVKCTPADENNPNGPCMRCLNSKRKCEIDPNQTRKRRKKAEIQESNNNLVSAMQEETITKLQDEVNSLKQQLGQTPDINKEAGVPSTPTPVAFLEKELTALRDFSTSKLSMLTNTLKDTANRRDSLLREVESIDIIKTGLITIEEARERLELYKTKLNLPYSLVDLPVDSTVEELSANSPYLFLAIMSVTNTVYTKPIDKNIALSIDNAAMRAIVLEVLVAGSKSVELIKTLLLLCLWYNTPELFKNRRNHLLNTLSVSLLHDLGIVGQPSTDSEDDDNTAIIVNNEHYAKSDYQRLIMTLYFSTVCICLTLRRRIYVKWTPLVEECCSALEKSQDPGDFRIALFSRLSNQLEKIYILVHSADFSDRKPSFSKYIVRDVQNKLNKIKAKISKDEHAFLGYYYTVEAYLYEPIFGQIIPGDVQDLSDFALQIDSVKNINVCTMSCLKALDEFNKMSTDDIATLPLFYASRIIYVVGILLKLRYLVISLPSLQDDLVPQSLIFTIQTLTNLFDQSSTLHPVNHILKKTRLVLQLFIQAYASQIQDLYRKQTDKAQNSKTDIERLSKIFRRNGSGHILNAESNDSYQPQVPLDILSYAASFRKVFPNDQDIPDHRLSQSVPSQDQAQSISNPIPYTHSSNDLNTSDRMNNVNTEYNQHINANPVPHHAVNNLGSLLNDNSIRNNPGFNQATNNNMDIDNTNSNDTNINNSSSGMVNSDQLENFYDEFWSDLINTDSDKFNFGNYSNNTAPLYDEVFFMP
- a CDS encoding DEHA2D09328p (similar to CA1625|IPF6156 Candida albicans IPF6156), translated to MKKSTKESKSQQEDSVKFGIIDVLQIIGGLIFLNAFLSWWFTSTSTWGYKGKWVDPGYLKLRVTNNYVNLTIDELSLYNGSDSKLPVYIGINGKVYDVSRSRGTYGPKGTYGFFSGKDAARAFVTGCFSKEDEFTYDLRGLDPDEAMHDIEGWQTFFESSSKYWYVGIVQHEELAGEPPSPCEHVKFPTYYNH
- a CDS encoding DEHA2D09350p (similar to uniprot|P47164 Saccharomyces cerevisiae YJR130C STR2 Cystathionine gamma-synthase); translation: MSNNGPSQEIGAPIPSNTPHAVSVTLPTWEATVGYEEGEDWVVNKMSSGYPRFFIHSVIQDLANNIEAKYGREGERCMVFPSYSVAKRCREFVKAKSDKSNLSVRILQLSTAPPEDELEKSSVIESNIGVIFFPSSEFPLAKNYWQHSGEGISSRMGEYVLKEIFHKEKKPSTYKGSHMKQELQAQRIQQRSPSLSKSLQSPSFSSNEETEKEFNTFIEQKYGRVLDLKFAAQAKVALRRRICGKIDKSHSQEDEMQKARRGKHLSETDVYLYPSGMAAIFNAHHALLQVAETKNKSVCFGFPYVDTLNILKKFGPGVHFFGFGDDESLEDMESQLKSGEIKITALFCECPSNPLLKTPNLKKIRELADEYNFAVVIDETVGNFVNIHVLPYADIVASSLTKVFSGDSNVMAGSLILNPESKMYHTLKKYFDDEYEDLFWAEDALYLERNSRDFAERSAKINETALATVDLLQQNPLISKVYYPSISDTKHYYDAIKTPNGGYGGLISFIFKEPEDAICFFNAVNLHKGPSLGTNFTLACPYAILAHYQELDEIAKWDIDRNLIRISIGLESESDLLGVLNKSLKQAAAQH